CTTTGAGGAGGCTGAAAAGAATGCTCCCGCTATCATCTTTATTGATGAGCTGGATGCCATTGCTCCCAAAAGAGAGAAAGTAGGAACTTAACCTGAGGGCATGGAGGGTGGTTGAAAGGTCCTTACTTCACTTCTTACCAGATATCCTGTCCTAACAGACTCATGGGGAGGTGGAGCGGCGTATTGTATCACAGTTGTTGACCCTTATGGATGGCCTAAAGCAGAGAGCACATGTAATAGTTATGGCAGCAACAAACAGACCCAACAGCATTGACCCAGCCCTACGGCGATTTGGTAAGGACCCCATATTTCTTTCAACCCTATCTTTGCTCATAAGGAGATTATAGTCCTACTGGGTGTAATCTCTTTGATCCCACCTCTGTCCTTATCTAAGTTACCAAATCCTGAGTATTTCTTAAAGCTCTTTGCAGTGATAGAGCCCCAGggattcttttcccttccctattTTTATCTAGAATGACCAACCATCCTGGTTTGTCTGAGACTGACAAACCAGGTTTCCTAGGTCATGAAACTTTCAGTGCTAATGCTAGGGAGCCCGGGGGTGAGATGGCTGTGCCTTAGGcctgttccttcttccctctggATCTAGAAATGAGCCCTGTACTGTCCCACAGGTCGCTTTGACAGGGAGGTAGATATTGGAATCCCTGATGCTACAGGACGCTTGGAAATTCTTCAGATCCATACCAAGAACATGAAGCTGGCAGATGATGTGGACCTGGAACAGGTGGAGTGGTGATGAGGGCTGACCAGGAATTAGAATATTTCTGTTTATAAGAAGTTGCAAGAATCTGGCTAGAGACATGAGAGGAGATGGGTTTTGATTCCTAGGGAGGGGATAGGAAGTGATCTGAAACTGAATCCAGGAAATTGGTGTGTTTTAGTTTATAGTGCATTAGAGTAAACCAGAACGTGGGGGAACTTTATTTCTAGGACACAATTCAGGCTTGAGTACTGAAACCTCAGCTCGTAAAGGGTCTGCTAGTGTATGTTTTTAAGCAAATGGGAGAACTCATAGGAAAAGATAAGGATTCTTTTGTCCCTGAGTTTCCTAAGGCATCTGGGTCTTAGAGACAAAAATTAATAGATCTTCTCTCTGCAGGTAGCCAATGAGACTCATGGACATGTGGGTGCTGACTTAGCAGCCCTGTGTTCAGAGGCTGCCCTGCAGGCCATCCGCAAGAAGATGGATCTTATTGACCTAGAGGATGAGACCATTGATGCTGAGGTCATGAACTCCCTTGCTGTGACTATGGATGACTTCCGGGTAAGGATTATATACACCCACCTGATGTACACACAAACACCCTTTCCCTTCTATGGGAAGTCTCATCcccattttttgtttccttcgTAGTGGGCCTTGAGTCAGAGCAACCCATCAGCTCTGCGGGAAACTGTTGTAGAAGTGCCACAAGTAACCTGGGAAGACATTGGGGGCCTGGAGGATGTCAAACGTGAACTTCAGGAGCTAGTCCAGGTAGGGTAACTTAGTCTTGGATAAGTCACTGCCTCAGTATGTTGCAATTGACTTGAGTGACCTCAAGGTGTCGGCACATTCTCTGCTAGAATTGTGAGGGCACAACTCGGAAACTTGCTCCTGGGTAGCCTGGTTCTTAGCCCATGGAATGTGCCATAGAGTGGTGAAGGAAATGATTCTATTTGGTTAGGCATCTTTCAAAATATGGAGGTAGCCTTgaatattgtttcctttgccttcTAGTATCCTGTAGAACACCCAGACAAATTTCTCAAGTTTGGTATGACACCCTCCAAGGGAGTTCTATTCTATGGACCTCCAGGCTGTGGGAAAACCTTGCTGGCTAAAGCCATTGCTAATGAATGCCAGGCCAACTTCATCTCCATCAAGGGTCCCGAGCTGCTCACTATGTGGTTTGGAGAATCTGAGGCCAATGTCAGGGAAATCTTTGACAAGGTAAGCTATGCTGGGCTATCTATTTACTTGCTTAGAGGCAAGGTAGGATAGAGGCTGTTTCTTTAGGAGAGTCAAAATTGTCTTAACTGCTGTCAGCTCATCTGGGGCATTGAAGATTACTGTTTTCATTCTTAGGTCTGAGAGACTCAGTTGTGTTAGTGCTTGACTTTATTTGTCACTTCCACAGGCACGCCAAGCTGCCCCCTGTGTGCTTTTCTTTGATGAGCTGGATTCAATTGCCAAAGCTCGTGGTGGTAACATTGGAGATGGTGGTGGGGCTGCTGACCGAGTAATCAACCAGATCCTGACAGAAATGGATGGCATGTCtacaaaaaagaatgttttcatcatTGGCGCTACCAACCGGCCTGACATTATTGATCCTGCCATCCTAAGACCTGGCCGCCTTGATCAGCTTATTTACATCCCACTACCTGATGAGAAGTCCCGTGTTGCCATCCTCAAGGCCAATCTGCGCAAGTCCCCAGTTGCCAAGGCAGGTGCAAGGTCATGGGCCatagagacttgggaggctggtgtGGAGTGCTTTTTGGGTTCTGGACAAGGTTCCATTAGGGATTTCTGGGGTTAGGGCTGGTCTAAAGGGAAGGTGGATGGTTTGGGGGTATTAGGATAAtctagaatcaaaaataaaatgggagCCAGATTTGGTGACGCACCACTCTTTAATCCTaggaactctggaggctgaggcaggagggttgcaagtttgaggccagctctggcaacttagaacctgtctcaaagccagacgaggtggcacacacctataatcataatggctttggaggctgaggcaggatgatcccaagttcaaagccagcctcagcaacgtagtgaggtcctaagcaacatagtgagaccctgtctcaaaagaaaaaatagtaaggactaggaatgtgacttagtggttaagtattcctgggttcaatccctggtaccaattatatttaaaaaagaaaagggctggtgatgtaactcagtggtaaagtgcctatgggttcaatccccagtaccaaaattattaaaaaaaaaaaaaaaaaaatgggtggtGACAGAAGATGGGGCAAACTGAAGTTGGAAGTGCTTAGTGAGCCTGAGGATCAGTATATCCCAGGGGAAGAAAGGCTAAATTCTAAGGTGGTTCTGCTGCTGCTTTCAGGATGTGGATTTGGAGTTCCTGGCAAAGATGACTAATGGCTTCTCTGGAGCTGACCTGACAGAGATTTGCCAACGTGCTTGTAAGCTGGCCATTCGTGAATCCATCGAGAGTGAGATTAGGCGAGAGCGGGAGAGGCAGACAAACCCATCTGCCATGGTGAGTCTGCATCGGTGGTCAGTTGTGGGAAGTCAGGGCATGGTCTCCACAATGCCCTGGCCCTGGAGTTGAGAGAAGGAGATAATGGAAAGGTCATCTCTCTGAGAAAATGTGAGTCAGGGCATCAAAGAGAAAGAATGCTGAGGTGAATCCACTTGGTCTAGAATAAGGCTTAGAAGAAATAGGCAGATTACATCTTAGTGTCTCCTTGAAATCCAAGTATAATTGTACAGCAAATAAATGGAACAAGATTTCAAACTTAGGATTTATAGATCTATCCCTGGTAGTGGAGGAAGGGGACATGGACCTCCCAAAATTTTCTGTAAAGGTAACTATCGTCTCACTTGTATCCTGGTCCCATGTTTGTGacttaagaaagaaatgagtAAGTGACTTTCTTTAACTTTTGGGAAGAGATCTGTGACATCTCTCCTTTCTccaataaaatcttaaaaagtaaTGACTACTAATGCTTGGAAGCAGTCTTATAAGCCATAGGAATGGGCCTCTTGGTGGAAGAGATAGGGTTTGAGAGGTAAGAGTAGAATTTGGATAAAGGGATAAATAACCCAAATAACTTGCTCTAGTAGTAGGGTTGCAGAAATTGGGAAAACCTGGATGGATTTAAGAGCATGTATGTTACTGGAAGCGAGGCTATTAGGTAGGGAGTAATCCTATGTGATAAACCGTGAGAGcaggtgatattttctttttaaactttagatTTATTGAGGTATAGTATTTATGCAGTAATATGTGCACTGTATCCTTTTAAGATATAATTTCCATGCTTTTTGACAGATGTACATAAGTTCTGTACTATCACAGTTGATATGGAAATTTCTGTTATCCCATCAAGTTACTTCAGACCACCTTAACATCTCCCTTTATTAAACCTTGGCAAAAACTGATATGATTTCAGCCCCTGCAGTTTTCCCTTTTCCAGAATACATTgacaagtttttaaattaatacgACTGATGGCTTCTGTGGAGCAGAGCATGACTTAGTTTTAGGAAGTCTAGCCTGTTTCTTTAGCAGGTTAGATTGGAAGGCCAGGAGACCAATAAGCTACTACAGTaatgggagggtggggaggccaGGGACAGGGTCAAATCTGGGACTTAACTAGCCAGGGTGGTCTGTGTTTACCAACTTTATAGGAAGTAGAAGAAGATGATCCAGTGCCAGAGATCCGCAGAGATCACTTTGAGGAAGCCATGCGCTTTGCCCGCCGTTCTGTCAGTGACAATGACATTCGGAAGTATGAAATGTTTGCTCAGACCCTTCAGCAGAGTCGAGGTTTTGGCAGTTTCAGGTAATGGTTGGGGGCAGTGGGCAGTTCCTAAATTGCTTTGGGGACCTATACAAACAAGGTGGTGAGGAGTCTTAAAGATACTAAAGTGAAAAGCCTACACAGGTCCTATCCTTACCCTCTTTTTTTTGTCTCTGCTCTTAATATACAGATTCCCTTCAGGGAACCAGGGTGGAGCTGGCCCTAGTCAGGGCAGTGGAGGTGGCACAGGTGGCAGTGTGTACACGGAAGATAATGATGATGACCTGTACGGCTAAGTGATGGTGGCCAGCGTGCGGCGAGCTGGCCTGGTTGGACCTTGttccctgggggtgggggcgcTTGCCCAGGAGGGACCAGGGGTGCCCCCCACGGCCTGCTCCATTTCTCAGTCTGAACAGTTGAGCTACCAATCAGACTCTGGACAGGGGATTTCTGTtgcaaaaaatacaaaagtgataaaataaaagtgattttcttttgGGAGGTGGAGAGTGAATTACCAACAGGAAATTGGGCCTTTGGGCCTACGCCATTTCTATTGTAGTTTGGGGCAGTGCAGGGGACCTGTGTGGGGTGTGAACCAAGTCATTACCACTGACTCCTACAGTAAAGCATCTGCACATCACTCAATGCTGCCCAAGCCCTCCCTTCCTGTAGCCAACCTGGGTAGGTGGGTGAGGGGCTACAGTTGCTGGGTGTTTATATAGAGAGTAGGTTGATTTATTTTACATGCTTTTGAGTTATTGTTGGAAAACTAATCACAAGCAGTTTCTAAACCAAAAATTGACATGTTGTAAAAGGACAATAAACGTTGGGTCAAAATGGAGCCTGAGTCCTGGCCCTTGTGCCTGCTTCTTTTTCTGGGAAGGGCCTTGGGCTACCCCTCATTGACAAGGCACAATTCCAAAATGAAATCCTGGAGGTAAGATTGCATCCTTTTCTATGACTGACTGACCTTGGTATGGTAACTCCTGCTGGCTCACCATGCATCTGCAGTTATCACTGGTTAGGTTTGTGGTGGAAGAGGAGCAGCCTGATGGAGCTGCATCTATGGAGAATGTGGCATCTTTCTACCTAAATGTTTGATGTGGATGCTAAGGCTAGGCCTGCAGAGCCcccttatcttttatttattttttattttttattttatttttagttgtagatggatgcaatacctttattttttttattttttatgtggtactgaggaatgaacccagtgcctcacacaatcAGTAcaaagtgctctaccgctgagctacatccccatccaaGAGCCCCCTTATCTTGACCAAGAATTAGATTTGAAGTACTCTCTATAAATCTTAGGTTGTAAAAGTATAGTATCTTTTATCTTCTGTTGAATATTCTCTGACCAACTCTGCCCTCCCctgccttttttggggggtactgggaattgaacccaagagcacacttactactgagctacacccccagccctgttatttatttttttgagacaggatttcactaagttgtttagggcctcacttcattgctgaggctgtctttgaacttgggatcctcttgcctcaactttcctagctgctgggattacaggcctatgcacTATGCCCAGCCTCTATACTGGTTTTATACGTAGATAATCCACAAGGATATAAGATACTTACATTGGTTGATTAAATTGGGATAGCTCTGGAACTCTTGCTATGAAGTAGATATTTTTGCACTGTTGGGATTTGAATTTACTGTCCCTTACTTTCCATGACGATTTCTCCACTGGATTGTTACTAGTCCTCCTTAGGTCTTCCTCCCATTTAGGTGTTCCTCATGGCTTAGCCTTCAGTCTTTTTATGTTCTGAATTTTGACACTGTTATCTTTGTGAGTTGGCAGCCTGATCTCATTGAGGGTCAAAGACAAAGCTATTTGGggaaag
The Sciurus carolinensis chromosome 14, mSciCar1.2, whole genome shotgun sequence DNA segment above includes these coding regions:
- the Vcp gene encoding transitional endoplasmic reticulum ATPase — protein: MASGADSKGDDLSTAILKQKNRPNRLIVDEAINEDNSVVSLSQPKMDELQLFRGDTVLLKGKKRREAVCIVLSDDTCSDEKIRMNRVVRNNLRVRLGDVISIQPCPDVKYGKRIHVLPIDDTVEGITGNLFEVYLKPYFLEAYRPIRKGDIFLVRGGMRAVEFKVVETDPSPYCIVAPDTVIHCEGEPIKREDEEESLNEVGYDDIGGCRKQLAQIKEMVELPLRHPALFKAIGVKPPRGILLYGPPGTGKTLIARAVANETGAFFFLINGPEIMSKLAGESESNLRKAFEEAEKNAPAIIFIDELDAIAPKREKTHGEVERRIVSQLLTLMDGLKQRAHVIVMAATNRPNSIDPALRRFGRFDREVDIGIPDATGRLEILQIHTKNMKLADDVDLEQVANETHGHVGADLAALCSEAALQAIRKKMDLIDLEDETIDAEVMNSLAVTMDDFRWALSQSNPSALRETVVEVPQVTWEDIGGLEDVKRELQELVQYPVEHPDKFLKFGMTPSKGVLFYGPPGCGKTLLAKAIANECQANFISIKGPELLTMWFGESEANVREIFDKARQAAPCVLFFDELDSIAKARGGNIGDGGGAADRVINQILTEMDGMSTKKNVFIIGATNRPDIIDPAILRPGRLDQLIYIPLPDEKSRVAILKANLRKSPVAKDVDLEFLAKMTNGFSGADLTEICQRACKLAIRESIESEIRRERERQTNPSAMEVEEDDPVPEIRRDHFEEAMRFARRSVSDNDIRKYEMFAQTLQQSRGFGSFRFPSGNQGGAGPSQGSGGGTGGSVYTEDNDDDLYG